ATCAGGTTGGAATAATAGCTGTTCATGGAACGGACCAGTTCGACAACCGCCCGCCTTGTGACCGGATGCAGAAACGAACTCAGGGCCGCCGAACGGCGGATCACCTCCACAGCCAGATCGGCCAGATTTGAATCGCCAACCGAAGGGAACAAGGGCTCCATTTCGGAGATGTTGCTGTACAGGAAAGCTTCGGTCATCCAGATCGCCCCAGCCAGTTATTGGCCGATTTTTTGGCCGATGTTGTTTTGAAAAATTATTCTAATTAGCCAAAGGTTAGCCGCAATACAACGGTTTTTCAAGTGAAATTTTGGCCGGTTCTATGGCCGATTTCTGATGACGCAAAAATTTTCGGGGTCAGAGAATTTCCGGGAGGCAAGATCTTGAATTGTGAATTGTAGGGCTCATCAAACCACCCTGAAAGCCCGAAACCTGCCCATGATAGCCACAAAAAATTTGCATTTGAGACGATTTGTGGCCATTATTGACTCAGAAATTGAGGCGATA
The Gammaproteobacteria bacterium DNA segment above includes these coding regions:
- a CDS encoding Fic family protein; the protein is MTEAFLYSNISEMEPLFPSVGDSNLADLAVEVIRRSAALSSFLHPVTRRAVVELVRSMNSYYSNL